The Prionailurus viverrinus isolate Anna chromosome X, UM_Priviv_1.0, whole genome shotgun sequence genome segment agcctgtctttctctgtcctgcCCCTTTTCTGGGTTTTGATAGATGCCAGGCATGCACCCTATTTATCTTCCTGAACAGGGGGTCCTGCAACCCCAGTCTTCACCTcaactctttctctccctcccctaaaAGTTCTCTGACATTCTTGTACCACCCTTCCTTTTAGaccaggagtgtgtgtgtgtgtgtgtgtgtgtgtgtgtttgaaagtCCCATCCCAGCCCGTTATGTGCATGAGTGGCAACTATTACTATCTCCAAAGAATCTGATGTGCCCCCTCCCAGTCTGGGCTCACTGTAGTACCCAGCGCTGCCGAGCGCTCTGTTGGCCTTCCAGGGGGCGCTTGGCCCCGGACCGTGCCTCCCAGAACACCTTGCGGTGGCTCCTGTGGCTCAGAGCTTTGTGACGCATCATGCCATCTTTGCCCTTCACGCAGTGGGCATCGGTGTGGTGAGAGaacgtttttctttctttcttttttaaggaaaacaagggagtgagggagaaaagAAGTCAAGGACGAGGGCAGGACTTGAAAAGGACTGAAGTAGGACTGAGTGGGGAGGTGAAGGGTGGACCTTTACTGACGGCGGCAGGGGCGGCAGCGGCTGTGAGGAGGCCGGTTAACTAGGCCGCAGCAGTCATGGCGGTCGACTTTGGGGACCACGCCAGCGGGTTCCGCCACACCGAGGTGATCAGGTTCATCAACGACGAAGTCCTCGTGAACGGCGGTGGGCCGGATTTCTACGCGGCCTTGCGCTCGCGGCCCTGGGACGAGGTAGAGGAGCGGCTTCGCACGGTCCTGGCCGACCCGCAGGTGCCGCGCGCCATGAAGAGGGCCTGTGCGTGGAGCGCGCTCGCCTTGAGCGTGCGCGTGGGAGCCAGGCAGCGGGAGCAGCAGGAGCGCCAGGTCTCGCGGCTGCAGAACCAAGTAGACGAGCGCGAGACGACTACCTGGGCCCTGGCCTCCGAGCTGCAGCGGCTGCGCGGGGAGCGCGAGTCGGCGGTCACACAGCTGCGCTCCACACAGGCCGCCCTGCGGCAGACTCTGGTCGAGTGTGACGTGCTTCGTGGGCGGCTGCTCCAGGTGGAGAGGGCCTCCCGGGTCGTGCCGCTGGCCCTCGAGAGAGTGCCTGGGCCTCCGGCCGAGCCACTTGGGGCCATAGCATGGCCCCGGAATGCAGATGTGGTGGCCAGGGAGCTGCGCAGCAGGCTGTATTTTGAGGCCCGGGTGCCGGCCCCGGTGGCTGTCCTTTACGTGCCGGGACCCCCGAGTCCCTGGGCTCAGGCCGTACAGCCCGCTCTGCCAGTGCCCGTGCGGTACTTGCTTCCGTTCCGTGCCCCGTTCCCCGTGGGATTCCCCGTCTCGCCACCTCTGCCGCCAGTAGTAGTCATGGATGCAGAAGCTGCAGTAGTTCCACATCAGATGCCTCCTCTGGGGATCGGGCCACCTGGTCCACGTGCTGCAGTGGGCTACCAAGAGGGGATGGTCCCACGGTGGGACCAGAGGAGCTGCAGCCAGGCGGAAGGTCCTGCGATCCTCCAGAGTGCAGTCCCCCTGAGGGACATCAGAAGCCTTAGCCAAGAAGGTCGGCAGAGGCCTCAGGGGATGGTTCCTGTCAGAGATAGctggagccagagccagagccaggaaGAAGATCCAGAGAACACCCAAGAAGTGGTCCCCCTTGGGGATAGCTGGAGCCACAGCCAGCAAGAAGATCCAGAGAGAGCCCAGGGGACGGTTCCTATCGGGGAGAGCAGGAGCCACAACCAGGAGGAAGGTCCAGAGAGGGCCCAGGGGGTGGTTCCTGCTGGGGAGAGCCGGAGCCAGAGCCAGGAAGAAGGTCCAGAGTGGGCCAAAGGAATGGCCACCCTTGGGGATGGCTGGAGCCAGAGCCAGGAAGACCGTGCAAAGAGGGCCTGGGAGATGGTTCCCGTCGGGGAGAGCTGGAGCCATAGCCAGCAAGAAGATCAAGAGGTGCTCCGGGGGGTGGTCCCCCTTGGGGAGAGCTGGACCCAGAGTCAGCGAGAAGGTCCAGAGAACCCCCAAGGAATGGTCACCCTTTGGAGTAGCTGGAGCCAGAGCCGGGAAGAAGGTCCAGGGTGGGCCCAAGGAATGGTTCCTGTTGGGGATAGCTGGAGCCACAGCCAAGAAGAAGATCGAGAGATGCCCCAGGGGGTGGTACTTCTTAGGGATAGTTGGAGCCTCAGCCAGGAGGATGTTCTAGAGAGGCCTCAGGGGATGGTCTCCTTTGGGGATATCTGGAGCCAGAGTCAGAAAGAGGGTTTGGAGAGGCCTCGGGGGGTGGTACTCCTTAAAGATAACCAGGGCCAGAGCCAGGAAGAAGGTCCAGAGAATCCTCAGGAGATGGTTCCCTTTGGGGATAGTTGGAGTCTCAGCCAGGAAGAAGGGCCAGCAAAGGCCCAGGGGATGGTCCCCTTTGGGGGTATCTGGGGCCTCAGCCAGGAAGAAGGTTCGGGGCGATCCCAGGAGATGGTTACCTTTGGTGCCAGCAGGATGAGTAGCCGGGAAGAAGATCCAGAGAGGCCCCAGGAGATGGGGGCCAGTGGGAGACACAACCAGGAAGAAGATCCAAAGAGGCCTCAAGTGATGGTGCCCCTGGGGGCCAGCAGGGACCACAGCCAGGAAGAAGGTCCAAAAAGACCCCAAGGGATGGCCCCCCTTGTTGCCAGCAGAAGCAGTAGCCACGAAGAAGATccagagaggcctcaggagatgCTCTCCTTGGGGGCCAGCGGGAACTACAGCCAAGAAGAAGGTCCAAGAAGACCCCAGGGGACGGGGGACAGAAGACGCCATAGCCAGCAAGAAAGTCCAAAGAGGTACCCCCCGGGGTTTAGGAGGAGCCACAGCCTGGAAGAAAGTCTACAGAGGCCCCAGGCGACCCCCCAGGGGGACAGCTGGAGCTGTGGTGTGAGGGAAAGCCCAATGAAACAGCAGCCTCAG includes the following:
- the LOC125157400 gene encoding testis-expressed protein 13D-like yields the protein MAVDFGDHASGFRHTEVIRFINDEVLVNGGGPDFYAALRSRPWDEVEERLRTVLADPQVPRAMKRACAWSALALSVRVGARQREQQERQVSRLQNQVDERETTTWALASELQRLRGERESAVTQLRSTQAALRQTLVECDVLRGRLLQVERASRVVPLALERVPGPPAEPLGAIAWPRNADVVARELRSRLYFEARVPAPVAVLYVPGPPSPWAQAVQPALPVPVRYLLPFRAPFPVGFPVSPPLPPVVVMDAEAAVVPHQMPPLGIGPPGPRAAVGYQEGMVPRWDQRSCSQAEGPAILQSAVPLRDIRSLSQEGRQRPQGMVPVRDSWSQSQSQEEDPENTQEVVPLGDSWSHSQQEDPERAQGTVPIGESRSHNQEEGPERAQGVVPAGESRSQSQEEGPEWAKGMATLGDGWSQSQEDRAKRAWEMVPVGESWSHSQQEDQEVLRGVVPLGESWTQSQREGPENPQGMVTLWSSWSQSREEGPGWAQGMVPVGDSWSHSQEEDREMPQGVVLLRDSWSLSQEDVLERPQGMVSFGDIWSQSQKEGLERPRGVVLLKDNQGQSQEEGPENPQEMVPFGDSWSLSQEEGPAKAQGMVPFGGIWGLSQEEGSGRSQEMVTFGASRMSSREEDPERPQEMGASGRHNQEEDPKRPQVMVPLGASRDHSQEEGPKRPQGMAPLVASRSSSHEEDPERPQEMLSLGASGNYSQEEGPRRPQGTGDRRRHSQQESPKRYPPGFRRSHSLEESLQRPQATPQGDSWSCGVRESPMKQQPQGQKAKQPEGKKALGFLHQEKSASGCGPESWECPWCKAMNFSWRKACYKCKEGCVEVESGGPDPGPTH